TCCGCGACGAAATTCTGCGCGCCCGCACCTCGCTTGCCCTGCCCGAGCCCGAGATGATCCAGGACATCCTGCCCGACATCCCCGGCCCGGCCATCGCCGAGCTGCCGGAATACGCCGCGCTCTTTCCGGAGAAGCGGCTGCCGCGCTTCGCCGAGGCAAGCCGTCCCTCCCCCGCGATGATGCCCGTCGCGCCGCGCGGCATGGCCGGCGCCTCCAACGCCTGGGCCGCGGCGCCGGACCGGTCAGCGGGGGGCGGCACTCTGCTGGCCAACGATCCGCACCTCGGCTTCACCGCGCCATCGACCTGGTATCTCGCGCGGCTGCAGCTCTCGACCGGCGGCGTCATTGGCGGCACCATCCCCGGCGTGCCCGCGGTCATGCTCGGCCGCTCCGAGCATATCGCCTGGGGCCTCACGTCGTCCTACCTCGACGACCAGGACCTCTATATCGAGGAGCTGGACCCCGAGAACCCCGAGCGCTACCGCACCCCCGACGGTTTCAAGAATTTCCGCACCCGTCGCTCGATCGTCGACATCAAGGGCGCGCCGCCGGTCACGCTCACCTTGCGCTGGACCGACAATGGCCCGGTGCTGCCGCGCAAGGCGTTCGACCTTGACCGGATCACCCCGCAGGGCGACGTGGTTTCGCTTGCCTGGACCGCGCTCAGCGACCGCGACAGCTCGATGACCGCCGCCATCGGCCTGATGAAGGCGCAGAACGTCGATGAGGCGCTAGAGGCCAGCAAGGCCTTCGTCGCCCCCTCGCAAATGCTGACCCTGGTCGACGATGCGCATATCGCGATGAAGCTGATCGGCGCCATGCCAGAGCGCGACCCGCAGAGCCAGACGCAGGGCCGCATGCCGAGCCCCGGCTGGATCGCCGCCAACCGCTGGCGGGGCATTCTGCCGGACAGCGACAACCCTGTGTTCAAGGACCCCAAGGGCGGCATACTGGGCAATACCAACAACAAGATCGTCGACCGCCCCTTCCCCCATCACGTCAGCTTCGACTGGGGCGACAGCCAGCGGATCATGCGTTGGAGCGCGCTGATGCAGGGCCGCGAGGTGCACACCCGCGACAGCTTCATCGAGGCACAGCTCGACACCGTCTCGCCCGCCGCGCGCACGCTGCTGCCGCTCATCGGCCGCGACCTGTGGTTCACCGGCGAGGCCGCCCCCGAGGGCACCCCGCTCCGCCAGCGCGAGCGGGCGCTCGACCTGCTGGCCGAGTGGAACGGCGAAATGAACGAGCACATGCCCGAGCCACTGATCTACGCCGCTTGGCTGCGCGCCCTGCAGGACCGGCTGATCCGCGACGAGATCGGCCCGCTGGCGGATGAATACACCCATGTCGACCCGCTCTTCATCGAGCGCGTCTTCCGCAACATCGGCGGTGCCGGAAAATGGTGCGACGTGCTGCGCTCGGCCCCCAAGGAGACCTGCACCGACATCGCCCGCATGGCGCTGGACGACGCGCTGGTCTGGGTCGGCGAGCGCTACGGCACGCAGCTCGAGAGCCTGCGCTGGGGCGATGCGCACCAGGTCACGCACAAGCACAGCGTGCTGGGCGACGTGCCGCTGCTGAACTATTTCGTCAACATCCGCCAGACCACCTCGGGCGGCGATTTCACCCTGCAGCGCGGCGTGACCGCAGGGAGCGGCCCCGATCCCTTTGCCAACGTGCATGGCGCCACCTACCGCGGGGTCTATGATTTCGCCGATCCCGACAGCTCGGTCTTCGTCATCTCGACCGGCGAGTCGGGCCACCTGCTGTCGCGCCATTACGACGACATGGGCACGCTCTGGCGCCGCGGCGAATACATCCCCATGTCGCTGGACGAGAACCTCGCCCGCGCCGCCTCGGTCGGCGTGACGCATCTGGTGAAACCGTGACCGACCCCGCGCGCCTGACCCGCCTTGAGGCTAAGGTGCTGGCGCGCGAGGTCCTGGCACACCACCGTCCCGGCCGAGCCTATGGACTTGGCTGCCTTAAAAACCTCGACCGTCCGATGCGCGCGCAGGTCTTCTGCGCCGCCCACCCCAGCGAACGCCTGGTGGTCAAGGTCTTCGCCCCCGCCTTTGCCGAGAAGGCCCGCGCGCAGGCCGCGCGGCAGCGCGCCGTTGCCGCACAGATGCACGAAGGCCCGTGGCGCGCACCCGAGGTGCTGTTCTTCGACGACGTGCGGCTGGCGCTGGGCATGGACTATGCGCCGGGCCCGAGCCTCGCCGAGCTCTGGCCGCAGCTGCCTGCCGAAAAGCGCGATGTGCATCTGGAAGCCGCGGGCAGATGGCTCGCCGCGCTGCACCGCCCGACGCTGGAGCCGCGCAAGCTGCGCCCGCGAGGACAGCTCGACTGGCTCGCCGGACGGCTGCTGCGGGCACAAATGGACGGTGACGCCTTTCCCGACATCGAGAATTTTTCCCACGCCCTTGCAGAGTTCGAAGCGCTCTTTTCAGAAGCCCGTGGCCTGCCCGCCCCCCGTGCCGTCACCCACCGCGACCTGCACCTAGCCAATCTGGTCAGCGCCGAGGGCGCGCTCTGGGGCCTGGATTTCGAGAATGATGCGCCCGACGCCCCCTATCGCGATCTGGTTGCCCTGCTGATCGACGCGCTGGCCTCTGCGCCCGAGCCCGACGCCCCGCGCTTCGCCGCCGCTCTCGCGCGCGGCTACGGCGACGAGATCACCGCTCCCGCCGCCCGGCTCTTTGCGCAGCGCGCCTATGCGCTCGGCACCTGGGCGCGCACGCCGGCCGATCCGTCGCTGCGCCAGCGCGCACGGCTGAAGGCGGCGAAGATGATCCTCGCCGCCGACAAACCCCTGTTCTAGGGGCACGTCTCTACGAAGAGAGATGCGTCACACCGTCTCGAACTGAGCGCGGTCCTTGGCGGTCCAGCGCAGGTGCAGGAGGTAGCCCTCCTCGTCCTGCTCCTCGGACAGCACCAGCCCTTTCTGGAAGAGCCACGCCCGGCGCTTGCCCTCGCCGAAGCCGATCCGCACATCCTCGTCGATCGAGGCCCCCTGCAGCCGCTCGGTCACCGCCTCGAGCAGCCCGTCAAGCCCCTCGCCGGTAATCGCGCTGACCGCGAAGATGCCTTCGTCGCGCGCTGCACGGGCGAGCGCCGCCTCGCGATCCTCCGGATCAAGCTGGTCGATCTTGTTCCAGACCTCGATCTGCGACACGTCCTCGTTGACGCCCAGAGAGCGCAGGATGGCGTAGACGTCTTCGGCCTGTTCCATCGTGCCCGGGTGCGAGATGTCGCGCACGTGCAGCACTAGGTCGGCGGCCAGCACCTCTTCGAGCGTGGCGCGGAAGGCAGCAACCAGCTCGGTCGGCAGGTCAGAGATGAAGCCCACCGTGTCGGACAGGATCACATCCATGCCCGTCGGCAGTTGCACCGCCCGCATCGTCGGGTCGAGCGTGGCAAAGAGCATGTCCTTTGCCAGCACCTCTGCCCCGGTCAGCCGGTTGAAGATGGTCGACTTGCCGGCGTTGGTGTAGCCGACCAGCGCGACGATCGGATAAGGCACCTTGGCGCGCGCCTTGCGGTGCAGGGCGCGGGTCTTGACCACCTTGTCGAGCTGCCGGCGCAGGCGCACGAGTTGCTCGTCGATGGCACGGCGGTCGGCCTCGATCTGGGTCTCGCCGGGGCCGCCGACGAAGCCGAGCCCACCCCTCTGGCGTTCGAGGTGGGTCCAGGCCCGCACAAGGCGCGTGCGCTGGTAGCTCAGTGCCGCCATCTCGACCTGCAGCACACCCTCGCGGGTCGCGGCGCGGTCCGAGAAGATCTCGAGGATCAGCCCGGTCCGGTCGAGAAGTTTCACCTTCCACTCTTTTTCGAGGTTGCGCTGCTGCACCGGCGTCACCGGGCCATCGACGAGCACCAGCTCGACCTCGGCCTCTTTGAGACGTTCCTTCAGCTCGGCAATCTTGCCAGAGCCGAAGAGCGTGCCGGGATGCGGGTCGCGCAGCGGCACAACCTCGCTCCCCACGACCTCGAGGTCGGGGAGAGCGGCGGCCAGGGCCACGCCTTCTTCAAGCGCCATCTCCGCATCGCGGCGATCACGGTCTGCCTTGATATCGGGGTGCAGGACCCAGGCGCGGGTCACATGCGGATCATGTTCGTTCAAGCGGTATCGTCGCCGTCATAAAGGTTGATCGGCTGCGACGGCATGATGGTCGAGATCGCGTGTTTGTACACGAGCTGCGACTGACCGTCGCGGCGGAGGAGAACGCAAAAATTGTCGAACCAGGTGATGACACCCTGCAATTTTACACCGTTGATCAGGAAAACCGTAACCGGAACCTTGGTTTTCCGAACATGGTTAAGAAATGCGTCCTGTAGATTTTGTCTGTCTGAAGCCATTAATTTAGCCTTTTTTTCTTGCTGCAGCCGTTCTCAGGCGCTCCCTCGTTCTTGGCGAGTATGTATCGCAAGTTGCGGAACTTCCAGAGCAAAAATACCGACCCCGCGGCGGGTCGGCCGGCGCTCAGCGCAAAGGCGCCGCAAGCCCCTGCTCAATCGCGCCAAATGTCAGGCGTTAGCAGCACGATGATGCCCAGCACCTCGAGCCGTCCGAGCACCATGGCCGCCACAAAAAGCCCCTTCGCCGCGTCGCCCATCTCGCTCAGCGGGATCGGCTGCTCGGCGGCGGCGCGGATCAGCGGACCGCAATTGGTGAGCGCCGCGACCGTGGTGACCATGGCGTTCTCGAAATCCAGCCCCGAGAGAGCGAAGAGCAGCGAGAAGACCGCGATCGTCATGGCAAAGAGCATGAAGAACACCCAGGCGACAAAGGCCCCCTGCCGGCGGATGCGCCGCGCCATGACGCCGGAGCGGCCCAGCGAATGCGGGTGCACCAGGCGTTCCATCTCGCGCACGCCGGCAAGATAAAGCGCGTAGATCCGCAGCAGTTTCACGCCGCCGGCCGTGGTCGCCACCCCGCCCCCCATGATCGCCAGCCCAAGCAGAATCACCCCCGGCGTCTGCAACCCCGACCAGCCACGCACCGCGCCCCAGTCGGCGCTCTGGAAGCCGGTGGTCGACAGAAATGAAAGCGCCGTGAAAAGCCCGCCCCAGAGCGAGCGCAGCCCGGCGGCGAGATTGGTCTCTGTGCCGATCTCGAAAGAGGCGATCCAGTGCCGCAGGAAAAGCGCGGCGGGCAGGACAAGCACGATCAGCAGCCCCAGGCGGAACTCGGGATCATGGCTCAGCTTCGACCCCGCGAGACCCTTCGTGTCACCAGAGAAGGTCAGCCGCGAGAGGGCAAAGAACAGGAAGAGGAAGATGATCATCTCGCCCGCCATGCCGCTCTGCGCCGTCTGCGGCCCGCCGATGGGAGAAATTCCCGAAGTCGAGAGTGTCGACATGGCATGGCTGAGCGCCACCAGCGGTTGGTCGCCCGCCATCAGCAGCATCACCCAGAGCGCCACCGTCAGGCCGACGTAGATCGGCGCCAGCACCCGCGCCGAGGCGGCAAGCCGCAGCGCCGGGTCGGTCACGTCGCGCCGCGCTGCGCCCGCGTCAACGCTCTGGCCGGGCTCACCCGAGGCGGTAACCTCGAAGCCCCCCAGCGTCAGCGGCGCCAGCAGCGCCGCCGAGCTGACCCAGATCAGCAGCCCGCCCATCCAGCCCACCTGCGCGCGCCAAAGGTGCTCGGCCGCCGAAAGGCGCTCGGGGGCAAAGAGCGTGGCCCCGGTGGTCGTCAGGCTCGAGACCATCTCGACATAGGCGTTGAGAAAACTGGTGGTCCGCACCGCCTCGTGGAACGGCACGGCGAGCATGGCAGGCAGCAGCAGGAAGGTCGCGAGCAGTGCCAGCAGCTGCCGCGGCGCCGAGCGGTAATGGGTCCGGGTCGCCTGGGCGATGCCGATCAGCGTGGTCAGCACCAGCCCGACGATGCCCGCGTAGAAGAAGCTGCGGGCGTCGTGGAACTCCTCATGCGCCAGCGCCACGGCGGCGGGGGCGATCATCGAAGCACTGGCGATGCTCGCGAGCAGGATCAGAAGGGGCGTGCGGCTGAGCGTGCGCATCGATCAGAAGAAGTCGATCGAGACCTGCAGGAGCCGCTCGACCTCCGGCACGTCCTTGGCCAGCGCGAACATGACGATGCGGTCGCCCTCTTCGATGCGCAGCTCGCCGGTGATCTTGATCACCTCGCCGTCCTTCATCACCGCGCCGACCAGCACGCCTTCGGGGAATTCGATCTCGCGGATCATCCGCCCGGCGATGGACGAGGTCGAGAGCACCTCGGCCTCGATCACCTCGGCCTCGGCGTCACCGATCGAGTAGACCGAGCGCACCCGGCCGTGGCGGATATGGCGCAGGATCGAGCTGACGGTGGTGGCGCGCGGGTTGATATGGGCGTCGACTCCCATCGGCTCCATCAGCGGCACCAGCGTGGGGTCGTTGATCAGCGCAATGGCCATGGGGCAGCCCTCGGCCTTGGCGCGCACGGCGGCCAGCAGGTTGGTCTTTTCGT
The sequence above is a segment of the Alloyangia pacifica genome. Coding sequences within it:
- the hfq gene encoding RNA chaperone Hfq → MASDRQNLQDAFLNHVRKTKVPVTVFLINGVKLQGVITWFDNFCVLLRRDGQSQLVYKHAISTIMPSQPINLYDGDDTA
- a CDS encoding penicillin acylase family protein — protein: MATLFRWLLRLVSVAILLAVVGVSLAYYLASRSLPDYDKTLEVSGTAGDIEIVRDNAGVPHIFAPVDRDVFFGLGYVHAQDRLWQMTLLRRTAQGRLSELFGRRTVDTDTLMRRLDLYTQARLSVEAQDGETRDALEAYAAGVNARIDEINSDSLGRGAPEFFLFNAPIAPWQPADSLAIVKLMALQLSGQFRDEILRARTSLALPEPEMIQDILPDIPGPAIAELPEYAALFPEKRLPRFAEASRPSPAMMPVAPRGMAGASNAWAAAPDRSAGGGTLLANDPHLGFTAPSTWYLARLQLSTGGVIGGTIPGVPAVMLGRSEHIAWGLTSSYLDDQDLYIEELDPENPERYRTPDGFKNFRTRRSIVDIKGAPPVTLTLRWTDNGPVLPRKAFDLDRITPQGDVVSLAWTALSDRDSSMTAAIGLMKAQNVDEALEASKAFVAPSQMLTLVDDAHIAMKLIGAMPERDPQSQTQGRMPSPGWIAANRWRGILPDSDNPVFKDPKGGILGNTNNKIVDRPFPHHVSFDWGDSQRIMRWSALMQGREVHTRDSFIEAQLDTVSPAARTLLPLIGRDLWFTGEAAPEGTPLRQRERALDLLAEWNGEMNEHMPEPLIYAAWLRALQDRLIRDEIGPLADEYTHVDPLFIERVFRNIGGAGKWCDVLRSAPKETCTDIARMALDDALVWVGERYGTQLESLRWGDAHQVTHKHSVLGDVPLLNYFVNIRQTTSGGDFTLQRGVTAGSGPDPFANVHGATYRGVYDFADPDSSVFVISTGESGHLLSRHYDDMGTLWRRGEYIPMSLDENLARAASVGVTHLVKP
- a CDS encoding phosphotransferase family protein codes for the protein MTDPARLTRLEAKVLAREVLAHHRPGRAYGLGCLKNLDRPMRAQVFCAAHPSERLVVKVFAPAFAEKARAQAARQRAVAAQMHEGPWRAPEVLFFDDVRLALGMDYAPGPSLAELWPQLPAEKRDVHLEAAGRWLAALHRPTLEPRKLRPRGQLDWLAGRLLRAQMDGDAFPDIENFSHALAEFEALFSEARGLPAPRAVTHRDLHLANLVSAEGALWGLDFENDAPDAPYRDLVALLIDALASAPEPDAPRFAAALARGYGDEITAPAARLFAQRAYALGTWARTPADPSLRQRARLKAAKMILAADKPLF
- the hflX gene encoding GTPase HflX encodes the protein MTRAWVLHPDIKADRDRRDAEMALEEGVALAAALPDLEVVGSEVVPLRDPHPGTLFGSGKIAELKERLKEAEVELVLVDGPVTPVQQRNLEKEWKVKLLDRTGLILEIFSDRAATREGVLQVEMAALSYQRTRLVRAWTHLERQRGGLGFVGGPGETQIEADRRAIDEQLVRLRRQLDKVVKTRALHRKARAKVPYPIVALVGYTNAGKSTIFNRLTGAEVLAKDMLFATLDPTMRAVQLPTGMDVILSDTVGFISDLPTELVAAFRATLEEVLAADLVLHVRDISHPGTMEQAEDVYAILRSLGVNEDVSQIEVWNKIDQLDPEDREAALARAARDEGIFAVSAITGEGLDGLLEAVTERLQGASIDEDVRIGFGEGKRRAWLFQKGLVLSEEQDEEGYLLHLRWTAKDRAQFETV
- a CDS encoding TrkH family potassium uptake protein codes for the protein MRTLSRTPLLILLASIASASMIAPAAVALAHEEFHDARSFFYAGIVGLVLTTLIGIAQATRTHYRSAPRQLLALLATFLLLPAMLAVPFHEAVRTTSFLNAYVEMVSSLTTTGATLFAPERLSAAEHLWRAQVGWMGGLLIWVSSAALLAPLTLGGFEVTASGEPGQSVDAGAARRDVTDPALRLAASARVLAPIYVGLTVALWVMLLMAGDQPLVALSHAMSTLSTSGISPIGGPQTAQSGMAGEMIIFLFLFFALSRLTFSGDTKGLAGSKLSHDPEFRLGLLIVLVLPAALFLRHWIASFEIGTETNLAAGLRSLWGGLFTALSFLSTTGFQSADWGAVRGWSGLQTPGVILLGLAIMGGGVATTAGGVKLLRIYALYLAGVREMERLVHPHSLGRSGVMARRIRRQGAFVAWVFFMLFAMTIAVFSLLFALSGLDFENAMVTTVAALTNCGPLIRAAAEQPIPLSEMGDAAKGLFVAAMVLGRLEVLGIIVLLTPDIWRD